Proteins encoded by one window of Taeniopygia guttata chromosome 1A, bTaeGut7.mat, whole genome shotgun sequence:
- the RPS16 gene encoding small ribosomal subunit protein uS9, giving the protein MPAKGPLQSVQVFGRKKTATAVAHCKRGNGLIKVNGRPLEMIEPRTLQYKLLEPVLLLGKERFAGVDIRVRVKGGGHVAQIYAIRQAISKALVAYYQKYVDEASKKEIKDILIQYDRTLLVADPRRCESKKFGGPGARARYQKSYR; this is encoded by the exons ATGCCGGCTAAGGGCCCCCTGCAGAGCGTCCAGGTCTTCGGACGAAAG AAAACTGCAACGGCTGTTGCCCACTGCAagagagggaatggcctcatTAAAGTTAATGGAAGACCTCTGGAAATGATTGAGCCCAGGACTCTGCAGTATAAA CTGCTTGAACCTGTCCTCCTCCTGGGGAAGGAACGGTTTGCTGGTGTTGACATCAGAGTCCGTGTGAAGGGTGGCGGCCACGTAGCACAAATCTATG CTATCCGTCAAGCTATTTCCAAAGCTTTGGTGGCTTACTATCAAAAAT atgtTGATGAAGCTTCCAAGAAAGAGATCAAGGATATTCTAATCCAGTATGATAGGACTCTGCTTGTGGCAGATCCTCGCCGTTGTGAATCCAAGAAATTTGGAGGACCTGGTGCTCGTGCACGCTACCAGAAGTCTTACCGTTAA